GGTGACGGGGCAGATCTCCCCGCGCAGCATGGGCGGGCTGCTCAGCATCGGCGAGGCTTCGGGCGACAGCGCGCGGCTGGGGCTGGAGGTGTTCCTGGGTTTCCTGGGCTTCTTCTCCATCAACCTGGCCGTCCTCAACATCCTGCCGATCCCCATCCTGGACGGCGGGCACCTGATGTTCCTCGCCATCGAGGCCATCCGCGGGCGGCCGCTCTCGGTGGAGGCGCGCATCCGCATGTCGCACGTGGGGCTGTTCATCGTTGTCGCGCTGATGCTCTGGGCCAACGGCAACGACATCCTCCGCCGCTTCGGCATCTGACGGCATCTCCGCCCGCCCGGTGGACAGCGGGCGCGGGCTGGCGGAGATGCGCGCAAATGGTTATCTTTGAAGGTTGTTACGTACCGCTCGGGGCGCTTCTTCCTCCCCAACGTCCCTCGCGTCTCCCCCCGACGCCCCGCGTCCAAACGGCCAACACTCAGCAGTGAGACAGGCGATGGAACGGACCCAGCTCGAACAGATCGAGCGCCTTCTTCTTCGTGAGCGAGACAAGATCCTCCGGTCGCTCGGCCGGTTCCAGGAGCAGGCGTCGCTGACCCGCGACGCCGCGGACGCGGACCTGTCCAGCTACTCGTTCCACATGGCCGACCAGGGGACCGACGCCATGGAGCGCGAGAAGTCGTTCCTCTTCGCCAGCAAGGAAGGGCGCTACCTCTATC
This genomic window from Longimicrobiaceae bacterium contains:
- a CDS encoding TraR/DksA C4-type zinc finger protein, giving the protein MERTQLEQIERLLLRERDKILRSLGRFQEQASLTRDAADADLSSYSFHMADQGTDAMEREKSFLFASKEGRYLYRVEEALRRLYNDPDEFGICHGCKKPIPFERLEALPHARYCLDCKRREEAAA